GCAGCTCTTCAACCAAATGGCATATTATGAAGGCACCAAACCTCATTTTCTTGAGGTTTccacaataaatgtttatatgttttgatttctctaatGTTTCACATGCAGACTTTTCATTTGTGGAATCTTACGTGCAACCATGTAATGTGGGGGGCAAAGGTCATAAGGGAGGACTGTGACTCCAGGATCCTCGTCATCTGAAGAGCggattctctctcctgcttctccacCTGCATCTCTGCTTTGTGTtaccctccttctttctcttccctctttctccttttgcttttctttttttcatgttcatGGTCATCCTACCTTTTAAACCTGCCTTAGCTGAATCTTCATGGCTCCCTGAGCCTGTATTGGCTGATCTGAACTAGTATCACATTGTGTAGTTGTTGGTGGAGGCAAAATGCAACGTgtgaaatcattttataaatggagagatgttctAACAAGTTGGTTGTTACcctataaaacattgttatagGAGGTGGCTCACCCTGCATACGGCAGTCCCTCCCTGTGTGTTTGTTGTGAGCTTTGTTCTGAGCTCCTCTTTTCATCCCACTGACTCTTACTTCCCTCGCTCCTACTGGGAGGTCTGTTCTGGATCTGATCTCCcagtttcctttctctgtctttcccttctccttattGTGACTTCTCTACTCTTTTTCATCCCTTCAGAGCCTTCTTAGGAAAGGATTAATTTTGGTTTGCCATGCACATTGAAGCTAAGGTGTTAATCACTAACAGTTTTGATGTTAATATGTCagcaaaattcatattttaactgGAGACTCCTTGAACTCCAAGATGGAGACTGCCAGGGAAATTCTGAGGAGCATGAGAGGTCAGTGGAGGAGTTAATGAAGCCTGTTCCTAGTTCTTCCAAGACTGGTGCATATGAATGACATTTTACTCCACCCATTCAGGAGGTGGGTCTCAAAATAGTATGCATTATATTATTTGAATAGAATATTAACCTAGGTCATGAAAGGTCAGGGAAAGTTTGTTGTTAAAGGTGGAAAGCAAGGAGAaggggattttattttattttattttttttagtgattgaccctgagctaacatctattgccaatcttatctttttttcatcttctccctaaagcctccagtagatagttgtatagtctagttgtaggttcttctacttctgctatgtgggacaccacctcagcatggcttgatgagtggtgctaggtccatgcccaggatccaaacctttgaaacactgggccgcgtgaacttaaccactcagctgtgggctggcccctggatatGGTCATTTTAAAGGGAAAGTAGTAAAGAAATAGTACAGTAAGAAATAAAGTGCAAAATACAGGCATTTCAATCACTCCTGGAGcctctattttgttaaaatttcactGAATCTGGCTCTGAAAAGAACAGGCAAATAAAGGTAATGCAAATAGAGACAAAGTGTCATTGAGCCGGGAGTGATTTGCATGGCAACGGAGATCACAGGAATCCTGTTTTCAAATCCTAGGAGATTAGGGTTCTATGCTGGTAGCTAGGCTTTTGCATGAATCCATATTTCCTGCATCTCTGATCTCAAAAGGGTGGCTTGGCCACAGAGGCTGTTTTTCCTTGTGGATGTGTCTCAGAACTTCAAAGTAGGAACTGATTCTCAGCAGAACTTCCCTGGAGAAGATGCCCTCTTCACTCATGTTGATCTTCATGGCCACTTTTTCCCTGGAGACGTTGATTGCAATGTTGCAGAATGGCTTCATTGTTGCTGTACTGGGCAGGGAGTGGGTACAAGGCCGCACACCCCCCTCGGGGGATGTGATTGTGGCCTGCCTGGCTGCGTCCCGGTTCTGCCTGCATGGGCTGGCCCTCCTGAACAGCTTCCTGGGCTTCTTTaagttttcttccaaaatttacTATTTCAGCATCCCCTGGGACTTTATCAACACTCTCAATTTCTGGCTGACTGCCTGGCTTGCTGTCTTCTACTGTGTGAAGATCTCAACCTTCTCTCATCCCACCTTCCTCTGGCTGAAGTGGAGGATTTCTCAGTCAGTGCCCAGGCTTCTGCTGGGCTCCCTGATCATATCTGGTGTGACAGTCATCTCATCAGCTACTGGGAATAGCATCGCTGTGCTGAGGAGTACCTCCCAGAGTTCCCCTGGAAACCACACTTTGGCTGATAGAATAAGCCCCTTCTTTTGGCACTTTTTTCTGAGTCAAGAGCTACTTGTGTTgttgcttccttttctcctgttccTGGTGTCCACCCTCTTGCTCATGTTCTCACTGCACCAGCACCTGCAGCAGATGAGGGCCCACAGACCCAGCCCACATGATCCCAGCACCCAGGTTCACATCACGGCCCT
This sequence is a window from Equus quagga isolate Etosha38 unplaced genomic scaffold, UCLA_HA_Equagga_1.0 HiC_scaffold_5432_RagTag, whole genome shotgun sequence. Protein-coding genes within it:
- the LOC124232394 gene encoding taste receptor type 2 member 134-like; amino-acid sequence: MPSSLMLIFMATFSLETLIAMLQNGFIVAVLGREWVQGRTPPSGDVIVACLAASRFCLHGLALLNSFLGFFKFSSKIYYFSIPWDFINTLNFWLTAWLAVFYCVKISTFSHPTFLWLKWRISQSVPRLLLGSLIISGVTVISSATGNSIAVLRSTSQSSPGNHTLADRISPFFWHFFLSQELLVLLLPFLLFLVSTLLLMFSLHQHLQQMRAHRPSPHDPSTQVHITALKSLSFFFVFYTSYFLSLIIVSMQITALQHQWHWAWEVVTYAGICLHSSILVLSSPKLRKALKTIFGKPLTKDASSQVISINNQYQWTSP